Proteins from a genomic interval of Candidatus Rubidus massiliensis:
- the frdA gene encoding Fumarate reductase flavoprotein subunit → MNKKVIVVGGGLAGLSASMKLAENGCEVDLVSVTKVKRSHSVCAQGGINAAINQKGEEDSPLIHAYDTIKGGDFLANQPPVLEMCLAAPSIIYMMERFGCPFNRTPEGNLDFRRFGGTLYNRTAFCGASTGQQLLYALDEQVRKYEVEKRVRKWEHHEFMRLVIDDQGIARGVVIMDHFNLKLEVLKADAVVIATGGPGLIFKKSTNSTFCTGAANGRLFMQGMWYANGEFIQIHPTAIPGEDKLRLMSESARGEGGRIWVWGDSSKKIMNAEGHEIACGETGKPWYFLEELYPAFGNLVPRDIGAREILKICEMGLGIDGKMQVYLDVSHLSNEKKHKLEAILDTYKKFTAEDPKKVPMRIFPAVHYSMGGGWVDWPAADDPDRWERYRQMTNIDGCFNIGESDYQYHGANRLGANALLACIFSGLVVGNEVPRYLDHVKNTSKEIASSVFDKAILEEENLKQSLLRKNGKENVHKLHEELAEWMVSHVTVKRNNKDLERTLQKIEEIKTRYNDISLDDKGHFANQTYIFANQFGPMIELAKVITMGALARNEFRGAHYKPEFPKRDDENWLKTTVAKYENGNIDLSYQNVDLRYLQPVHRDYTKAKKIKPTLENIPKNIQLPI, encoded by the coding sequence ATGAATAAAAAAGTAATTGTTGTGGGTGGTGGGTTAGCTGGACTTTCAGCGAGCATGAAACTTGCTGAAAATGGGTGTGAGGTTGATTTAGTTTCCGTCACTAAAGTGAAACGTTCCCATTCGGTTTGTGCGCAAGGGGGTATTAATGCCGCAATTAATCAAAAAGGAGAAGAAGATTCTCCTCTCATTCATGCTTATGATACGATTAAAGGGGGGGATTTTTTAGCTAATCAGCCACCTGTGCTTGAAATGTGCCTCGCAGCTCCATCAATTATTTATATGATGGAAAGATTTGGATGCCCGTTTAACCGCACCCCAGAAGGAAATTTAGATTTTAGACGGTTTGGAGGCACACTTTATAATCGAACAGCCTTTTGTGGCGCATCCACTGGTCAACAACTTCTTTATGCTTTAGATGAACAAGTTCGCAAATACGAAGTGGAAAAAAGAGTCAGAAAATGGGAACATCACGAATTCATGCGCCTTGTTATCGACGACCAAGGAATAGCCAGGGGCGTTGTAATCATGGATCATTTCAATTTAAAACTTGAAGTTTTAAAAGCCGATGCTGTGGTAATTGCTACAGGAGGTCCGGGGCTCATTTTTAAAAAATCAACGAATTCCACTTTTTGTACCGGTGCTGCTAATGGGCGTTTATTCATGCAAGGGATGTGGTATGCAAATGGAGAATTTATTCAAATTCATCCGACCGCTATTCCTGGAGAAGATAAGTTGAGATTAATGTCTGAATCGGCAAGAGGAGAAGGGGGGCGAATCTGGGTTTGGGGTGATTCTTCTAAAAAAATTATGAATGCGGAAGGTCATGAAATTGCTTGCGGTGAGACAGGTAAACCATGGTATTTTTTGGAAGAGCTTTATCCAGCTTTTGGCAATTTGGTTCCTCGAGATATAGGCGCGCGTGAAATATTAAAAATATGTGAAATGGGTCTTGGTATAGACGGGAAAATGCAGGTTTATTTAGATGTCAGCCATTTATCTAATGAAAAAAAACATAAATTAGAGGCTATTTTAGATACTTATAAAAAATTTACAGCTGAAGATCCCAAAAAAGTTCCTATGCGAATTTTTCCAGCTGTACATTATTCTATGGGTGGTGGTTGGGTTGATTGGCCAGCAGCTGATGATCCCGATCGATGGGAGCGTTATAGACAAATGACTAACATAGATGGTTGCTTTAATATAGGTGAATCAGATTATCAATATCATGGAGCTAATCGATTAGGAGCAAACGCTTTACTGGCTTGTATTTTTAGCGGTTTAGTTGTTGGCAATGAAGTGCCCCGTTATTTAGATCATGTAAAAAATACTTCTAAAGAAATTGCAAGTAGCGTTTTCGATAAAGCTATTCTTGAAGAAGAAAATTTAAAACAATCGTTATTGCGTAAAAACGGAAAGGAAAATGTGCATAAATTGCATGAAGAACTAGCAGAGTGGATGGTTAGCCATGTTACCGTTAAACGAAATAATAAAGATTTAGAACGCACTTTACAAAAAATTGAAGAAATTAAAACTCGCTATAACGATATATCATTAGACGATAAAGGACATTTTGCTAATCAAACCTATATTTTTGCAAATCAGTTTGGTCCAATGATTGAACTTGCCAAAGTAATAACAATGGGGGCGTTAGCTAGAAACGAATTTAGAGGAGCTCATTACAAACCAGAATTTCCTAAAAGAGATGATGAAAACTGGCTTAAAACGACAGTTGCAAAGTATGAAAATGGGAATATTGATTTAAGTTATCAAAACGTAGATTTAAGATATTTGCAACCAGTCCATCGCGATTACACGAAAGCTAAAAAAATTAAACCAACTTTAGAAAATATACCTAAAAATATTCAATTACCTATATAG
- the frdB gene encoding Fumarate reductase iron-sulfur subunit yields the protein MEKTFILKILRGNPGKQYWEEFELMFRPGMNVITALMDIQKNPINKKGEKVTPVVWESGCLEEVCGSCSMLINQKPRQACTALIEYLIKETQSSIIVLAPFTKFPLIKDLIVDRSVMFDNLKKIHAWIDVDSTHDRGPGPKISQELQETRYSLSTCMTCGCCVEACPQADLNSSFIGPQIFAQARLFNDHPIGKLKEAKRLEPLLEKGGISDCGNAQNCVKVCPRNVPLTDAIAKIGRSVVKYSFKKYFGFSDD from the coding sequence ATGGAAAAAACGTTCATTTTAAAGATATTAAGAGGCAACCCAGGCAAGCAATATTGGGAAGAATTTGAACTTATGTTTCGACCTGGGATGAATGTAATCACAGCCTTAATGGACATTCAAAAAAATCCTATAAATAAAAAAGGTGAAAAAGTAACACCTGTGGTATGGGAATCTGGTTGCCTTGAAGAGGTGTGTGGCTCATGTTCGATGTTAATTAATCAAAAACCCAGGCAAGCCTGTACTGCTTTAATTGAATATCTTATAAAAGAAACCCAAAGTTCAATTATTGTATTAGCGCCTTTCACAAAATTTCCACTTATTAAAGATTTAATAGTAGATAGAAGTGTTATGTTTGATAATCTAAAGAAAATTCACGCTTGGATCGATGTAGATAGCACACATGATAGAGGTCCAGGTCCAAAAATCAGTCAAGAATTACAAGAGACACGCTACTCTTTGTCGACTTGCATGACATGCGGGTGTTGTGTAGAAGCTTGTCCACAAGCTGATTTAAACTCTTCATTTATAGGGCCACAAATATTTGCTCAAGCCCGTTTGTTTAACGATCACCCTATAGGAAAATTAAAAGAAGCCAAGCGATTAGAACCTTTGTTAGAAAAGGGGGGGATAAGTGATTGTGGCAACGCCCAAAATTGTGTAAAAGTTTGTCCAAGAAATGTTCCATTAACAGATGCCATTGCAAAAATAGGAAGAAGCGTAGTAAAATATTCTTTTAAAAAGTATTTTGGATTTTCTGACGATTAA
- the lplA gene encoding putative lipoate-protein ligase A: MKKALNYLPLIDFDIYQQLIIEEAILKKNKDNWLITNIPLDPTIVMGISNTLEKMINLPLLANAPLCIVRRFSGGGTVITDQNTIFITFIMNSTDTVSSTPGKVFDWISNIYEEILPASSRLKENDFVISDKKFGGNAQYMKRDRWLHHTSFLWDYSELNMNYLKIPERAPLYRAQRSHTDFICKLKPFYSEKQDLFKQLVKKLNSLFKIEYKEENSLEILKAIVDLSVKSTYKFTHEEILSCVQVNTLANSLT; the protein is encoded by the coding sequence ATGAAAAAAGCTCTAAATTACTTACCTTTAATCGATTTTGATATCTACCAACAATTAATTATTGAAGAAGCTATATTAAAAAAAAATAAGGATAACTGGCTTATTACAAACATTCCTTTAGACCCAACAATTGTGATGGGTATATCAAACACTTTAGAAAAGATGATTAATCTACCTCTTTTAGCTAACGCGCCTCTTTGCATTGTTCGACGTTTTTCAGGTGGAGGAACAGTAATAACTGATCAGAATACTATATTTATTACTTTCATAATGAATAGCACTGATACAGTTTCATCAACACCTGGCAAAGTATTTGATTGGATATCTAATATTTACGAAGAAATATTACCTGCATCATCAAGACTTAAAGAAAATGATTTTGTGATAAGTGATAAAAAGTTTGGAGGAAATGCGCAATATATGAAAAGAGATCGATGGCTTCACCATACTTCGTTTTTATGGGATTATTCTGAATTGAACATGAATTACTTAAAAATTCCTGAAAGAGCACCCCTTTATCGAGCTCAGCGCAGCCACACCGATTTTATATGTAAATTAAAACCATTTTATAGTGAAAAGCAAGATCTTTTTAAGCAGCTCGTAAAGAAACTAAATTCCTTATTCAAAATTGAGTATAAAGAGGAAAATTCATTAGAAATACTCAAAGCTATCGTAGATTTGTCCGTCAAGTCTACTTATAAATTTACTCATGAAGAAATTTTGTCATGTGTTCAAGTCAACACTTTGGCAAACTCTCTAACTTAA
- a CDS encoding putative protein containing a divergent version of the methyl-accepting chemotaxis-like domain protein has translation MVIEISIAIIAFVLVLQSIFIVITLLKLQKVLNNTHEKMHSLDNVFQSFKETSKSINKTVQETGEQIAKQSLVYEDNNKEDKINDILALVALSISLWKKYKKRS, from the coding sequence ATGGTCATCGAAATTAGCATAGCAATTATTGCTTTTGTTTTAGTTTTACAATCCATATTCATTGTAATTACATTGTTGAAACTACAAAAAGTTTTAAATAATACGCATGAAAAAATGCATTCTTTAGATAACGTATTTCAATCATTTAAAGAAACTAGCAAAAGTATTAATAAAACTGTCCAAGAAACAGGTGAACAAATAGCTAAACAATCTCTTGTTTACGAAGATAATAATAAAGAAGATAAAATTAACGATATACTAGCGTTAGTTGCTCTTTCTATAAGTTTATGGAAAAAATATAAAAAAAGGAGTTGA
- a CDS encoding Gas vesicle protein, protein MAHDEHNCSKIALGALLLGSVVGATTALLLAPKSGKQIRKDICEACEDISDKTHELACSIGDRGHDAAEIIQDQASELVDKARSILNSLSDGIQSLKGSVDSNISKLSKGKSKASHSRFDDALEWAELGLRFLQNFKKGS, encoded by the coding sequence ATGGCACACGATGAACACAATTGCTCTAAAATAGCTTTAGGTGCTTTATTATTAGGTAGTGTTGTTGGCGCAACTACTGCATTATTATTAGCTCCTAAATCTGGCAAACAAATTCGTAAAGATATTTGTGAAGCATGTGAAGATATTAGTGATAAAACACATGAACTGGCTTGCTCAATTGGAGATCGAGGACACGATGCAGCCGAAATTATTCAAGATCAAGCATCTGAATTAGTAGATAAGGCACGCAGTATTTTAAACAGTTTATCTGATGGAATCCAAAGCTTAAAAGGGTCAGTTGATTCAAATATTAGTAAGTTAAGTAAAGGTAAATCTAAAGCTAGTCATTCTCGTTTTGATGATGCCTTAGAGTGGGCAGAACTTGGTCTTCGTTTCTTACAAAATTTCAAGAAAGGGAGCTAA
- a CDS encoding Gas vesicle protein: MLGRTKNEKKVDPKAIWLGALSLLATAGAAVLLKTTNTKTFTKLLNQEDSWSDKAKNLAHQISDNVHWPKEKKSNDVGLWISGIIGGIIAGATAASLLTPKSGKDLRKALSKGYKNANRKGLEEWENYIEDKGRKVVSKARKTAKKAVSKASRKPRTKSEAKE, from the coding sequence ATGTTAGGCAGAACAAAAAATGAAAAAAAAGTTGATCCAAAAGCCATATGGCTCGGAGCACTTAGCTTACTGGCGACAGCAGGAGCTGCTGTATTATTAAAAACGACCAACACTAAAACATTCACCAAATTATTGAATCAAGAAGATAGTTGGTCAGATAAAGCTAAAAATTTAGCTCACCAAATTTCAGATAATGTACATTGGCCCAAAGAAAAAAAGAGCAACGATGTAGGGTTATGGATCAGCGGAATAATTGGTGGAATTATAGCTGGTGCGACCGCAGCGTCATTATTGACTCCAAAATCTGGTAAGGATTTAAGAAAAGCTCTTAGTAAGGGCTATAAAAATGCTAATCGAAAAGGATTAGAAGAATGGGAAAACTATATTGAAGATAAGGGACGAAAAGTCGTTTCAAAGGCTCGTAAAACAGCTAAAAAGGCAGTCTCAAAAGCTTCAAGAAAACCCAGAACTAAGTCTGAAGCAAAAGAATAG
- a CDS encoding hypothetical protein (epoxide hydrolase N-terminal domain-like phosphatase): MNNNAIQTILLDVGGVLLTNGWDHHAREKAIRLFSLEQDALEIAKRHEYIFPLLEMGKVSLKEYIEFSFFYKKREFTQDNLLNFIYQQSQPLQNNLDFFLDLKKKNKYKIAILSNEGKELVEYRMATFPLHEIGDFFLYSCFFKLRKPDFEFYKLAISITQTPLNHILYIDDRKELIDAASMIGLKGHVFKTVKNLNFLY, translated from the coding sequence ATGAATAATAATGCGATTCAAACTATTCTTTTAGATGTTGGGGGAGTTTTACTTACGAATGGGTGGGATCATCATGCCCGTGAAAAAGCTATTCGCTTATTCTCTTTAGAACAAGACGCCTTAGAAATAGCAAAAAGACATGAATATATTTTTCCTCTTTTAGAAATGGGAAAAGTATCCTTAAAGGAGTACATAGAATTTTCTTTTTTTTATAAGAAAAGAGAATTTACTCAGGACAATTTGCTTAACTTCATATATCAACAATCTCAACCGTTACAAAATAATTTAGATTTTTTTTTAGATTTGAAGAAAAAGAATAAATATAAAATTGCCATTTTAAGTAATGAAGGCAAAGAGTTAGTGGAATATAGAATGGCAACTTTTCCACTTCATGAGATAGGTGATTTTTTTCTTTATTCCTGTTTTTTTAAATTAAGAAAACCAGACTTTGAATTTTATAAATTAGCCATTTCGATTACCCAAACTCCGCTTAACCATATTCTTTATATAGATGATAGAAAAGAATTAATTGATGCCGCTTCTATGATTGGACTCAAAGGGCATGTTTTCAAAACAGTAAAAAACTTAAATTTTCTTTACTGA
- a CDS encoding putative periplasmic iron-binding protein precursor, which translates to MHFILFILTILFFPISTEAKPTVLVSVAPHRYFVSKIAGDTVHVQEMVPAGASAHTFEPTPKQMISASNAKMWFTIGESFEKKVIETIKSYNPNFFVYDLRKGISLIHDPHHCCQHATHSCEDLHFWLSPRLAKIQAKTITNALIEQFPHQEKLYNQNLNLFVKELEELDAKIQTILLKPHNSYILVSHPAYAYFCRDYNFEQLSIEYEGKDPTPQKLTKTLQLSKAKNISVVFIQPQYSSKGAKLVAKEIGAKIVTLNPYSENYAETLLSIAQNFADQAP; encoded by the coding sequence ATGCACTTTATTCTTTTCATTTTAACTATACTTTTTTTTCCAATTTCTACAGAAGCTAAGCCAACGGTATTAGTAAGTGTAGCCCCTCACCGCTATTTTGTTTCAAAAATAGCAGGAGACACAGTTCACGTCCAAGAAATGGTACCAGCTGGCGCTAGTGCTCACACCTTCGAACCCACACCCAAACAAATGATTTCAGCCTCTAATGCAAAAATGTGGTTCACAATTGGAGAAAGTTTTGAAAAAAAAGTTATCGAAACAATAAAAAGCTATAACCCAAATTTTTTTGTTTACGATTTAAGAAAAGGGATTTCACTGATTCATGATCCACATCATTGTTGTCAGCATGCCACTCACAGTTGCGAAGATTTACATTTTTGGTTAAGTCCAAGACTCGCTAAGATTCAGGCAAAAACTATTACCAATGCATTAATAGAGCAATTTCCTCATCAAGAAAAGCTATATAACCAAAATTTAAACTTGTTTGTTAAAGAATTAGAAGAACTAGATGCAAAAATACAAACAATTTTGCTAAAACCTCACAATTCCTATATTTTGGTTTCTCACCCAGCTTATGCCTATTTTTGTCGTGATTATAATTTTGAACAATTATCGATTGAATATGAAGGAAAAGATCCAACTCCTCAAAAGCTCACGAAAACACTTCAGTTGTCAAAAGCTAAAAATATTTCCGTAGTTTTTATACAACCTCAATACAGTAGTAAAGGGGCAAAGCTTGTGGCTAAAGAAATAGGGGCGAAAATCGTTACATTAAACCCTTATTCAGAAAATTATGCTGAAACGTTATTGTCTATTGCTCAAAATTTTGCAGATCAAGCACCATGA
- the adcC_1 gene encoding putative zinc transport system ATP-binding protein AdcC gives MKESSTLLEIKNVFFSYGSQPILKNISFSIKEQEFVGIIGPNGGGKTTLLRLIMGFLKPNQGEIVLSKQLLDKRRSIAYVPQSLIYDKEFPISVMEVVLQGRLSHLPWYGKFSSKDVTKAEEALSLVNLLEFKNKSFGQLSGGQAQRTLIARALVSDPLILLLDEPTASVDMQAEAEIYQLLHKLKNSMSILMVTHDLKVAIEQVDRVLCVQGDLFSLQPEEVCEHFALGLYHTPLIQVKKS, from the coding sequence ATGAAAGAATCCTCAACTCTTTTGGAAATAAAAAATGTTTTTTTTAGTTATGGTTCACAACCTATTCTGAAAAATATTTCCTTTTCGATCAAAGAACAGGAGTTTGTAGGAATAATTGGTCCCAATGGGGGTGGAAAAACTACGCTGCTTCGTTTGATCATGGGATTTTTAAAGCCAAATCAGGGTGAAATTGTCCTTTCTAAACAACTTCTTGACAAACGAAGAAGTATTGCCTATGTCCCTCAATCTTTAATCTACGATAAAGAATTTCCAATCTCCGTTATGGAAGTAGTTTTACAGGGACGATTATCTCATTTGCCTTGGTATGGAAAATTTTCTTCAAAAGATGTTACAAAAGCTGAGGAAGCTCTATCTTTAGTAAATTTGCTTGAATTTAAAAATAAAAGTTTTGGACAATTATCGGGTGGTCAAGCGCAAAGAACACTTATTGCGCGAGCCTTAGTCTCAGATCCATTGATTTTACTACTCGACGAACCGACAGCTAGCGTAGATATGCAAGCTGAAGCTGAAATTTATCAACTGTTGCATAAGTTAAAAAATTCCATGTCGATTTTAATGGTAACTCACGATTTAAAAGTGGCGATTGAACAAGTTGATCGCGTTTTATGTGTGCAAGGAGACCTATTTTCTTTACAGCCTGAAGAAGTCTGTGAACATTTTGCTTTAGGGCTTTATCATACACCCCTAATACAAGTGAAAAAATCATGA
- the znuB gene encoding High-affinity zinc uptake system membrane protein ZnuB: MISFFQALAQNPILLTALVASFASSIVSGIIGSYVVVKRIVFISGSISHSVLGGIGFCLWLERAKGYSWANPLVGALIAAIISALIIGWIHLNYKQREDSAIAALWSIGMAIGVLFISQTPGFNVELTNFLIGNILWVTPTDLYILYFLDIFVIVTVFFLHKKFLAICFDEDQAKLQGLPVRFYYLLLLVLTAISIVLLIQVVGVILVITMLTIPAAMANLFTFKLSKMMIIAILLSCIFCFVGMVMSYHFDWPGGATIALVAGFSYVISLLFPKIKNSR; the protein is encoded by the coding sequence ATGATCTCTTTTTTTCAAGCGCTAGCTCAAAACCCTATTCTTTTGACAGCTTTAGTTGCAAGTTTTGCTTCTTCGATTGTAAGTGGTATCATTGGTTCTTATGTTGTTGTGAAAAGGATAGTGTTTATTAGTGGTAGCATTTCCCATTCAGTTTTAGGAGGCATTGGCTTTTGTTTGTGGCTTGAACGAGCTAAAGGATATAGTTGGGCCAACCCTTTAGTTGGCGCTTTGATTGCGGCAATAATATCTGCATTGATAATTGGTTGGATACATTTAAATTACAAGCAAAGAGAAGACTCCGCTATTGCAGCGTTGTGGTCAATTGGTATGGCTATTGGTGTGTTATTTATATCTCAAACACCCGGCTTTAATGTAGAATTAACAAATTTTTTAATAGGAAATATCCTTTGGGTAACACCAACTGATCTATATATACTTTATTTTCTAGACATATTTGTTATTGTTACAGTCTTCTTCTTACACAAAAAGTTCCTTGCGATTTGCTTTGATGAAGATCAAGCCAAATTACAGGGACTACCCGTGCGTTTTTATTATCTATTGCTTTTGGTATTAACTGCGATTTCAATTGTATTGCTTATCCAAGTCGTTGGAGTGATACTTGTTATAACGATGTTAACTATCCCGGCAGCAATGGCAAATTTGTTCACATTTAAATTATCTAAAATGATGATAATAGCAATTTTGCTTAGTTGCATTTTTTGCTTTGTTGGAATGGTGATGTCTTATCATTTTGATTGGCCAGGGGGCGCTACTATTGCTTTAGTAGCAGGCTTTAGTTATGTCATTTCTTTGTTATTTCCTAAAATCAAAAATTCACGCTAA
- the dnaC gene encoding Replicative DNA helicase: MNDQVKVKIAPNSKESEMMVLGCMLTSINALNIAADALDDSDFYYTEHKIIFDILKTSYKSDKPADVHLVGEELKRQDKLKAIGGVAYLATLAQYAGTSAYIEEYAQIVRNKSILRRMIGASHIIEKKALEEPNDVLGTLDDAQQLFFQISQNANPSSGKLISQIFSGVKAEKQIPFLKELQERQERYIEKRPEDSGITGISSHFTDMDKMLNGLNNSNLMILAARPAMGKTAFAINIAENVCFKQKIPVGIFSLEMSAEQLVHRIVCSQAEVQSDKIKTGSLNGDEFQRVVEAVNRMQNYVMIIDDQPGLKITDLRARARRMKETYGIGFLVVDYLQLISGAGSSKAQENRQNEISEISRMLKNLARELNIPILCLSQLSRKVEERQGHRPMMSDLRESGSIEQDSDIVMFLLRREYYDPNDKPGMAELIVAKNRHGSVGSVHLTFRKEIAQFANYAPMKYGQQADEMEYSMQ, translated from the coding sequence ATGAATGATCAAGTTAAAGTAAAAATTGCCCCTAACTCTAAAGAATCTGAGATGATGGTTTTAGGGTGTATGCTAACTAGTATTAATGCACTAAATATTGCAGCCGATGCTCTTGACGATTCCGACTTTTACTATACTGAGCATAAAATTATCTTTGATATTTTAAAAACTTCTTATAAAAGTGACAAACCCGCCGACGTTCATCTTGTTGGAGAAGAGTTAAAACGACAAGATAAACTAAAAGCTATTGGTGGAGTCGCTTACTTAGCTACATTAGCCCAATACGCTGGCACTTCCGCCTACATTGAAGAATACGCTCAAATTGTTCGAAATAAATCAATTTTAAGAAGAATGATTGGAGCATCCCATATAATTGAAAAAAAAGCGTTAGAAGAACCAAATGATGTTTTAGGCACATTAGATGATGCGCAGCAACTTTTTTTTCAAATAAGTCAAAATGCCAATCCATCCAGTGGAAAATTGATTAGCCAAATTTTTTCGGGTGTAAAGGCGGAAAAGCAAATTCCATTTTTAAAAGAATTACAAGAACGGCAAGAAAGATACATAGAAAAAAGGCCAGAAGATTCAGGGATTACAGGAATATCGTCCCATTTTACTGATATGGATAAAATGTTGAATGGCTTAAATAATTCAAATTTAATGATTTTAGCCGCGCGTCCTGCCATGGGAAAGACTGCTTTTGCCATAAATATCGCTGAAAATGTGTGTTTTAAACAAAAAATCCCAGTGGGAATTTTCTCTTTAGAAATGAGTGCAGAACAATTGGTGCATAGAATTGTTTGTTCGCAAGCCGAAGTACAATCAGATAAAATTAAAACCGGTTCATTAAATGGGGATGAGTTTCAAAGAGTTGTAGAAGCTGTTAATCGTATGCAAAATTATGTGATGATTATTGACGATCAGCCTGGCCTGAAAATTACTGATCTTCGCGCAAGAGCAAGACGCATGAAAGAAACTTATGGAATAGGTTTTCTTGTAGTTGATTATCTTCAATTAATTTCTGGGGCCGGTTCTTCTAAAGCGCAAGAAAATAGACAAAATGAGATTTCTGAGATTTCCAGGATGCTTAAAAATTTAGCAAGAGAATTAAATATTCCGATCCTTTGTTTATCTCAGTTATCTAGAAAAGTGGAAGAAAGACAAGGTCATAGACCAATGATGAGCGATTTGCGTGAGAGTGGATCTATTGAGCAGGATAGTGATATTGTGATGTTTTTACTAAGAAGAGAATATTATGATCCCAATGATAAACCAGGCATGGCAGAGTTAATCGTTGCAAAAAATCGTCACGGAAGCGTTGGAAGTGTGCATTTAACATTCCGAAAAGAAATAGCTCAATTTGCAAATTATGCGCCCATGAAATATGGACAACAAGCAGATGAGATGGAATACTCTATGCAATAA